A region from the Candidatus Thermoplasmatota archaeon genome encodes:
- a CDS encoding MarR family transcriptional regulator yields the protein MRRSTKLLALTLATILLAGSWLALGAGALADERDSSDPAVGMPRRGDVVSYVLNVTEDGGPSRFYEMTFTWAGPVVERDALGVPTTGDLLVGSIRALDHDAAAQPFRLAFRGGSVAPFAVDVTHFTSVSGTERTLFVLEVPYTHSLLGQYRTYAWWGPLQCLARAAWQGGEVEGLARPYTEACPDPRTRAPFATLAGPSWEGATLDPIGWETVAAGAAFRYSAGAFDVRQGRERHDWWLAPGVAYPAQAVFESESAGLRVTTTATLSGLEAGDAPLLAPADPAPAPERRPRAEFAPLGREGAADGEGDAIRFPLSRAVEVALEDPRATRFQAWREEHPEARLVVARYDDRSSFARGDAVQAPAARSWTLTWADPAAGVARTVYVTERATSTLVPGAPPSYTVSDGSESRHAPFDVSKLPTTVLTLESAVAVWRADQPASLHRPLTFIEARWAPEGAIVVVGHLRTESQLADAGIDNGYERAQVALDAATGAVLYGVVLDRDHRSEFAPSRIVLPVAKVSRGTVAKPTASDVPAPLALAAAAAASLTLLALLANGVGALLARGLLAPLYTRLAKGDVLENDARQQILEAIREQPGIHTSELLRRVPCGNGAMTYHLEVLHRTNHVTRVDAGRYIRWFATGSIPHGEMTRRSTLLAGSSQALFDLVREEPGLSQRELARRLGLTPSAIHAGLARLERKGLVEKRRFGVATGVYACEA from the coding sequence ATGCGGCGATCGACGAAGCTCCTCGCGCTCACCCTTGCGACGATCCTCCTTGCGGGGTCCTGGCTCGCCCTCGGCGCCGGCGCGCTCGCGGACGAACGCGATTCCAGCGATCCCGCCGTGGGGATGCCCCGGCGGGGCGACGTCGTGAGCTACGTCCTCAACGTCACCGAGGACGGCGGCCCCTCGAGGTTCTACGAGATGACCTTCACGTGGGCGGGCCCGGTCGTCGAGCGCGACGCCCTCGGCGTCCCCACGACGGGGGACCTCCTCGTCGGGTCCATCCGGGCGCTCGACCACGATGCCGCGGCGCAGCCGTTCCGGCTCGCCTTCCGCGGCGGGTCCGTCGCCCCCTTCGCGGTCGACGTCACGCACTTCACCTCCGTCAGCGGGACCGAACGGACCCTCTTCGTTCTCGAGGTCCCGTACACGCACTCCCTCCTCGGCCAATACCGCACCTACGCCTGGTGGGGCCCGCTCCAGTGCCTCGCGCGCGCCGCGTGGCAGGGCGGCGAGGTCGAAGGCTTGGCCCGGCCGTACACCGAAGCCTGCCCCGACCCGCGCACGCGCGCGCCCTTCGCCACCCTGGCGGGTCCCTCGTGGGAAGGCGCCACCCTCGACCCCATCGGCTGGGAGACGGTGGCCGCGGGCGCCGCGTTCCGCTACTCCGCGGGCGCCTTCGACGTCCGACAGGGTCGCGAGCGCCACGACTGGTGGCTCGCCCCCGGCGTCGCCTACCCCGCCCAGGCCGTCTTCGAGTCCGAGTCCGCCGGCCTCCGCGTGACCACGACGGCGACGCTGTCCGGCCTCGAGGCGGGCGATGCGCCCCTCCTCGCCCCCGCCGATCCCGCGCCCGCGCCCGAGCGGCGGCCGCGCGCCGAATTCGCCCCCCTCGGCCGCGAGGGCGCGGCCGACGGCGAGGGCGACGCCATCCGGTTCCCGTTGTCCCGCGCCGTCGAGGTGGCGCTCGAGGACCCGCGCGCGACGCGCTTCCAGGCCTGGCGCGAGGAGCATCCCGAGGCCCGCCTCGTCGTCGCGCGCTACGACGACCGCTCGAGCTTCGCCCGCGGCGACGCCGTCCAGGCGCCCGCCGCGCGCAGCTGGACGCTCACGTGGGCCGATCCCGCGGCCGGCGTCGCCCGCACGGTGTACGTCACGGAGCGCGCCACCTCGACCCTCGTCCCGGGCGCGCCGCCGAGCTACACCGTGAGCGACGGCTCGGAGTCGCGCCACGCGCCCTTCGACGTCTCGAAGCTCCCGACGACGGTCCTCACGCTCGAAAGCGCCGTCGCCGTCTGGAGGGCCGATCAACCTGCGTCCCTCCACCGGCCCCTCACGTTCATCGAAGCGCGGTGGGCCCCCGAGGGCGCCATCGTCGTCGTCGGCCACCTCAGGACCGAGTCCCAGCTTGCGGACGCCGGCATCGACAACGGGTACGAGCGCGCCCAGGTCGCGCTCGACGCGGCGACGGGCGCCGTCCTCTACGGCGTCGTTCTCGACCGCGACCACCGCTCCGAATTCGCCCCTTCGCGCATCGTCCTCCCCGTCGCGAAGGTTTCCCGCGGCACGGTCGCGAAGCCGACCGCCTCCGACGTTCCCGCCCCGCTCGCGCTTGCGGCCGCGGCCGCCGCGAGCCTCACGCTCCTCGCGCTCCTCGCGAACGGCGTCGGCGCGCTGCTTGCGCGCGGCCTCCTCGCCCCCCTCTACACGCGCCTCGCGAAGGGCGACGTGCTCGAGAACGACGCCCGCCAGCAGATCCTCGAGGCGATCCGCGAGCAGCCCGGCATCCACACCTCGGAGCTCCTCCGGCGCGTGCCGTGCGGCAACGGCGCCATGACCTACCACCTCGAGGTGCTGCACCGCACGAACCACGTCACTCGGGTCGACGCGGGACGCTACATCCGCTGGTTCGCGACCGGGTCCATCCCGCACGGCGAGATGACGCGCCGCTCGACGCTCCTTGCCGGGTCGTCGCAGGCCCTCTTCGACCTCGTCCGGGAGGAGCCCGGCCTGTCCCAGAGGGAGCTCGCCCGGCGCCTCGGCCTCACCCCGTCGGCCATCCATGCCGGCCTCGCGCGCCTCGAGCGCAAGGGGCTCGTCGAGAAGCGCCGTTTCGGCGTCGCGACGGGCGTCTACGCGTGCGAGGCGTAG
- a CDS encoding quinone-dependent dihydroorotate dehydrogenase, with protein sequence MLYGVARPILFRVDPERAHEFAARRLEGLARSPRALKAVAALYRFEDPRLESQVWGLRFPNPVGLAAGFDKDARMAAAFPSLGFGFLEVGTVTSVAQPGNPKPRLFRLPEDRALLNRLGFNNAGADAAAQRLARAGRLPIPVGVNIGKAKVVPNEEAVKDYVTTLEKVFPHADFVVVNVSSPNTPGLRALQDRGPLLALLTALKARARDLASAARRQPPPILVKIAPDLEPEALADALDVARAADVSGLVATNTTLSREGLARAIEGPGGVSGAPLRERATAFVREAWRATGGAIPIVGVGGVFTARDAYEKIRAGASLVELYTGFIYGGPATAKRVNKGLADLLARDGFASVAEAVGADHA encoded by the coding sequence GTGCTGTACGGCGTCGCGCGTCCGATCCTCTTCCGCGTGGACCCGGAGCGGGCCCACGAGTTCGCGGCGCGCCGCCTCGAGGGGCTTGCGCGGAGCCCGCGGGCCCTCAAGGCGGTGGCGGCGCTCTACCGCTTCGAGGACCCGCGGCTCGAGTCCCAGGTGTGGGGCCTCCGCTTCCCGAACCCGGTGGGCCTCGCCGCGGGCTTCGACAAGGACGCGCGGATGGCGGCCGCCTTCCCGAGCCTGGGATTCGGCTTCCTCGAGGTCGGGACCGTGACGAGCGTCGCGCAGCCGGGGAACCCGAAGCCGCGCCTCTTCCGGCTGCCGGAGGACAGGGCGCTCCTGAACCGACTCGGCTTCAACAACGCGGGCGCGGACGCGGCCGCGCAGCGCCTCGCGCGCGCGGGGCGCCTCCCCATCCCCGTCGGCGTGAACATCGGCAAGGCGAAGGTCGTGCCGAACGAGGAGGCCGTGAAGGATTACGTCACGACGCTCGAGAAGGTGTTCCCGCACGCGGACTTCGTCGTCGTGAACGTCTCGTCCCCGAACACGCCCGGCCTGCGGGCGCTGCAGGACCGCGGGCCGCTCCTCGCGCTCCTCACGGCCCTGAAGGCCCGCGCGCGCGACCTCGCGTCGGCCGCGCGGCGACAGCCGCCGCCGATCCTCGTGAAGATCGCGCCCGACCTCGAGCCCGAGGCGCTCGCCGACGCGCTCGACGTCGCGCGCGCCGCGGACGTGAGCGGCCTCGTCGCGACGAACACGACGCTTTCGCGCGAGGGCCTCGCGCGCGCGATCGAGGGCCCCGGCGGCGTCTCGGGCGCGCCGCTTCGCGAGCGCGCAACCGCGTTCGTGCGCGAGGCGTGGCGCGCGACCGGCGGCGCGATCCCCATCGTGGGCGTCGGCGGCGTGTTCACGGCGCGGGACGCCTACGAGAAGATCCGCGCCGGCGCGAGCCTCGTCGAGCTGTACACGGGCTTCATCTACGGCGGGCCGGCGACGGCGAAGCGGGTGAACAAGGGG